From Toxorhynchites rutilus septentrionalis strain SRP chromosome 2, ASM2978413v1, whole genome shotgun sequence, a single genomic window includes:
- the LOC129769844 gene encoding dihydrolipoyl dehydrogenase, mitochondrial, which produces MQCNIRHLLNIAAKGNSAAASLRNHGSILGALYGRFYSTTHDADLVVIGSGPGGYVASIKAAQLGMKTVCIEKNDTLGGTCLNVGCIPSKALLNNSHYYHMAHSGDLASRGILVDNIRLDLDALMGQKTKAVKALTGGIAQLFKKNSVTHINGLGTITGPNTVVAKKADGSEEVVNAKNIMIATGSEVTPFPGIDVDEEIIVSSTGALKLKEVPRRLGLIGAGVIGLELGSVWCRLGSEVTAIEFLTSIGGAGIDQDVSKSFQKILTKQGFKFLLGTKVMSASKTGSGVTVSVESVKDGSKHDLEFDVLLVSVGRRPYTEGLGLENVGIVKDDRGRVPVNNMFQTVVPSIYAIGDCIHGPMLAHKAEDEGIVCVEGMLGGHVHIDYNCVPSVVYTHPEVAWVGKNEEELKNEGVAYNVGKFPFAANSRARTNNDTEGFVKVLADKQTDRVLGVHIIGPAAGELINESALAMEYGASAEDVARVCHAHPTCAEALREAHTAATFGKPINF; this is translated from the exons ATGCAGTGCAACATCCGGCATTTGTTGAATATTGCTGCCAAG GGCAATTCCGCTGCCGCCAGTCTTCGCAACCATGGATCCATCCTGGGAGCGTTGTATGGCCGCTTCTACTCGACCACACACGATGCCGATCTGGTGGTCATCGGGTCCGGACCGGGAGGCTATGTCGCATCCATCAAAGCAGCTCAGCTCGGCATGAAG ACCGTCTGCATAGAAAAGAATGATACCCTGGGAGGCACCTGTCTGAATGTGGGCTGCATCCCGTCGAAAGCCCTGTTAAACAATTCACACTACTATCACATGGCACATTCGGGTGATCTGGCCTCGCGTGGCATTCTCGTGGACAACATTCGTCTCGATCTTGACGCTCTTATGGGTCAGAAGACGAAAGCTGTCAAAGCGTTGACCGGTGGTATAGCTCAGCTGTTCAAGAAGAACAGTGTAACTCACATCAATGGCCTCGGCACCATTACCGGACCGAATACGGTGGTGGCGAAGAAAGCCGACGGCAGCGAGGAGGTTGTCAACGCGAAAAACATTATGATCGCGACCGGCTCGGAGGTGACTCCGTTCCCGGGCATCGATGTCGATGAGGAAATCATCGTGTCCTCGACGGGAGCCTTGAAACTGAAAGAGGTTCCACGGAGGTTGGGTTTGATCGGAGCTGGTGTGATCGGATTGGAACTTGGGTCTGTTTGGTGTCGTTTGGGATCCGAAGTGACAGCCATCGAATTCCTAACCTCGATTGGTGGCGCCGGAATCGATCAGGATGTCTCCAAGAGCTTCCAAAAAATTCTGACCAAGCAAGGCTTCAAATTCCTGCTGGGAACAAAAGTGATGAGCGCGTCCAAAACCGGAAGCGGTGTTACTGTTAGTGTGGAAAGTGTTAAGGATGGCAGCAAACATGATTTGGAATTCGACGTTTTGCTAGTTTCCGTCGGTCGTCGTCCCTACACCGAAGGTTTGGGTCTCGAAAACGTTGGAATCGTTAAAGACGATCGTGGTCGCGTTCCGGTGAACAATATGTTTCAAACCGTGGTCCCCAGTATCTATGCAATCGGCGATTGCATCCACGGTCCCATGCTGGCCCACAAAGCGGAAGACGAGGGAATCGTTTGCGTTGAAGGAATGCTGGGAGGTCACGTTCATATCGATTACAACTGTGTGCCAAGCGTGGTCTACACTCATCCCGAGGTCGCTTGGGTCGGTAAGAACGAAGAGGAACTGAAGAACGAAGGCGTGGCGTACAACGTAGGAAAGTTCCCCTTCGCAGCTAACTCCCGAGCGAGGACCAACAACGATACCGAGGGTTTCGTGAAAGTGCTCGCTGACAAGCAAACCGATCGCGTGCTCGGAGTTCACATTATAGGCCCA GCTGCCGGTGAGCTGATCAACGAGTCTGCCCTTGCCATGGAGTACGGTGCGTCCGCCGAAGACGTAGCCCGCGTTTGTCACGCTCATCCAACCTGCGCGGAAGCTCTGCGGGAAGCGCATACGGCTGCCACTTTTGGCAAACCGATCAATTTCTAA
- the LOC129765686 gene encoding uncharacterized protein LOC129765686, whose protein sequence is MGKKMKANLQFREAVIGFVYRTEKFVKNYDADTDVHQLQERIAKLDEKWSEFESVQGDIEELEEDENNMAAHEQFRADFEELFFKVKAGLRSKLPFSPPSLTATSSIRDRNVGACTGIRLPKISLPEFSGEYDKWLPFFDTFRSLIHENTDLNQIQKFHHLRASLRGEALKVVDSFQMSEASYGVAWFALVKRYSNKYLQKKRHVNAMLQYPKVKKRSANGIHELIECFDRHTKILDQLGEITTDWGAMLMQLLVSKLDDESLKDWEERAVKKDDPVFADVMEFLEGQTRILDAVAVDRRSENLPSHFSTFSSFKKSGSKFYVHATTDTPSMQCLQCNGRHYITSCPAFGQMSLEKRFQVVNSKKLCSNCLKQGHLYRDCTARFRCRTCSKKHHSLLHPGIDAAVFTPTVNPTTQVPSSNRQQTSPFTYVVSTDDSFQTVQSSVASIFASNVATEHREYHVFLSTVLVSVKDCNGRSHLARALLDSGSQANLISDRLCQILKLPRKGVSVPISGIGSSTFRVSHSVSTTISSRISDYSVPMEFFVMKKVTEDQPSATIPIGDWNLPTDFELADPGFNKRGAIDLLLGLEYFYEFLQLNGGRVQIQRIGNGLLLFVNTVFGWVAAGKVNLGRMNPVPVCHVAVDNSLEQKIERFWTIEEIQDVPRLTQEEIDCENHYIVTFSRDTEGRYVVRLPKRLGFEKMIGDSREMAVRRLIQLERRFKRDEDLHKRYSDSIRDYLINGHMVLVEDVEERSEHRLVCYLPHHPVVKETSMTTKIRPVFDGSAKSTSNYSLNNALMTGPVIQDQLIDLILRFRKHKVALVADIEKMYLQVKVHSDDCPLQRILWRYSPSDPIKTYELQRVTFGLAPSSFLATRSLQQLAEDEGDAFPRAKAALVDDFYIDDYIGGADSMEEAVLLRQELEQLLPKGGFRLRKWNSSTEGVLEGVSAEDLGTQTTLVLDKEEQVKALGVIWKPGPDVLGIDVSTSSIIGCWTRRQVYSVIARLFDPLGLIGPVITWAKVRMQQLWVATQDWDEPLSQELTERWAQFYEQLPLLSNVKVNRFAFCSQPYLVQFHIFSDASEAAYGACIYARTISQTGLIKVELLSSKS, encoded by the coding sequence aTGGGGAAGAAGATGAAGGCAAACCTTCAATTCCGAGAGGCTGTTATCGGATTCGTATACCGGACCGAAAAGTTTGTTAAGAACTACGACGCTGACACCGACGTCCACCAACTGCAAGAACGGATAGCAAAACTGGATGAGAAGTGGAGCGAATTTGAAAGCGTCCAAGGTGACATTGAGGAATTGGAGGAGGATGAAAATAACATGGCGGCCCATGAGCAGTTTCGAGCGGATTTCGAGGAGCTGTTTTTTAAGGTAAAGGCAGGGTTGAGGTCCAAGCTACCATTCTCTCCACCCTCTCTCACCGCTACTTCTTCCATTAGAGATAGGAATGTGGGTGCATGTACTGGCATTCGCTTGCCCAAGATCAGCTTGCCAGAGTTCAGTGGGGAATACGATAAATGGCTGCCATTCTTTGATACTTTCCGATCATTGATTCATGAAAACACGGATTTAAATCAGatccaaaaatttcatcatttgcGAGCGTCTCTAAGGGGTGAAGCACTTAAGGTGGTTGATTCTTTCCAAATGAGCGAAGCTAGTTATGGGGTCGCCTGGTTCGCCTTGGTGAAACGTTATTCGAATAAATACCTTCAGAAGAAACGCCATGTAAACGCGATGTTGCAATACCCGAAAGTGAAGAAGAGGTCGGCAAATGGAATACACGAGTTAATTGAATGCTTCGATCGACATACGAAAATTCTCGATCAACTGGGAGAAATTACTACGGACTGGGGAGCGATGTTGATGCAGCTGTTGGTGTCGAAACTTGACGATGAGTCGCTGAAGGACTGGGAGGAGCGTGCGGTCAAGAAAGACGATCCTGTTTTCGCAGATGTTATGGAGTTTCTTGAAGGACAGACGCGGATTCTGGATGCTGTAGCGGTCGATCGACGTTCGGAGAATCTGCCATCACATTTCTCCACCTTCTCCAGTTTCAAGAAATCGGGTTCCAAATTTTATGTGCATGCAACCACGGACACTCCCTCGATGCAGTGTCTTCAATGCAACGGTCGACATTACATCACAAGCTGTCCTGCATTTGGCCAGATGTCATTAGAGAAACGTTTCCAAGTAGTCAACTCTAAGAAGCTGTGCAGTAACTGTTTGAAACAAGGTCATTTGTATCGTGACTGCACTGCGCGTTTCCGTTGTCGCACTTGTAGCAAGAaacaccattctcttctccacCCTGGAATAGACGCGGCGGTTTTCACTCCAACTGTTAATCCAACTACGCAGGTACCGTCTTCGAATCGGCAACAAACAAGCCCTTTCacatatgtggtttcaacagacGATTCTTTTCAAACGGTGCAGAGTTCAGTGGCCTCAATTTTCGCTTCCAACGTCGCGACAGAACATAGAGAGTATCATGTCTTCCTTTCCACGGTACTGGTGTCGGTAAAGGACTGCAACGGGCGGTCACATCTGGCAAGGGCGCTTTTGGACAGTGGGTCACAGGCAAATCTTATCTCGGATCGTCTGTGTCAGATTCTCAAGTTACCTCGGAAAGGAGTTAGTGTGCCGATTTCTGGTATTGGTAGTTCTACTTTTCGAGTTTCACATTCCGTGTCGACGACGATTTCATCTCGAATAAGCGATTACTCAGTACCGATGGAATTCTTTGTAATGAAGAAAGTGACTGAGGACCAACCATCAGCGACTATCCCCATTGGAGACTGGAATCTTCCAACCGACTTCGAGTTAGCTGATCCAGGGTTCAACAAACGTGGTGCGATTGACCTTCTTCTcggattggaatatttttacgAGTTCCTACAGCTCAATGGTGGCCGGGTTCAGATCCAGCGTATAGGCAACGGTCTTCTGCTATTCGTCAACACGGTATTCGGGTGGGTTGCGGCAGGAAAGGTTAACTTAGGTCGAATGAATCCAGTTCCCGTTTGTCATGTGGCAGTTGACAACTCATTGGAGCAGAAGATCGAGCGATTCTGGACTATTGAGGAGATTCAGGACGTTCCACGGCTAACACAAGAAGAAATCGATTGCGAAAATCATTATATAGTCACGTTTTCGCGTGACACCGAAGGACGATATGTGGTTCGGCTCCCAAAACGATTGGGTTTCGAAAAGATGATCGGAGACTCAAGAGAAATGGCGGTACGGCGATTGATTCAGCTGGAGAGGCGTTTTAAGCGGGATGAAGATTTGCATAAGCGGTACAGTGACTCCATACGAGACTACTTGATCAACGGGCACATGGTATTGGTCGAAGATGTGGAGGAACGGTCTGAGCATCGGCTCGTGTGTTACTTGCCACATCATCCGGTCGTCAAGGAGACCAGCATGACAACAAAGATTCGACCAGTGTTCGATGGATCAGCCAAGTCAACCAGTAATTATTCCCTTAACAATGCACTAATGACGGGACCGGTTATTCAGGATCAACTTATTGATCTGATCTTACGTTTCCGCAAGCACAAGGTAGCGTTAGTCGCAGACATCGAAAAGATGTACCTACAGGTGAAGGTGCATTCGGATGACTGTCCACTCCAACGCATTCTCTGGCGGTACTCTCCATCCGATCCGATAAAGACTTACGAGTTACAACGGGTAACATTTGGTTTGGCGCCCTCTTCTTTCCTCGCTACTCGATCACTCCAGCAGTTGGCGGAAGATGAAGGCGATGCGTTTCCACGAGCGAAAGCGGCGCTCGTCGACGATTTCTATATAGACGATTACATCGGAGGCGCTGATTCTATGGAAGAAGCGGTATTACTGAGACAGGAACTTGAGCAGTTGTTACCAAAAGGTGGTTTTCGATTGCGCAAATGGAATTCCAGTACGGAAGGCGTGCTGGAAGGCGTATCTGCAGAAGATTTAGGAACGCAAACTACATTGGTGCTCGACAAGGAAGAGCAAGTGAAGGCGCTAGGGGTCATTTGGAAACCGGGGCCGGATGTACTTGGTATCGACGTCTCCACATCTAGCATAATCGGCTGCTGGACTAGGCGACAGGTGTATTCGGTCATTGCACGACTTTTCGACCCACTCGGACTCATTGGTCCAGTCATAACATGGGCCAAGGTTCGGATGCAGCAGCTCTGGGTGGCTACCCAAGATTGGGACGAGCCACTTTCACAGGAATTAACGGAACGGTGGGCTCAATTCTACGAACAACTTCCTCTCCTCTCTAATGTGAAGGTGAATCGTTTCGCCTTCTGCTCGCAGCCATACCTGGTGCAGTTTCACATCTTCTCAGATGCATCGGAGGCGGCGTATGGGGCGTGTATTTATGCTCGAACGATTAGTCAAACGGGACTGATCAAGGTGGAGTTATTGTCATCAAAATCATGA
- the LOC129765687 gene encoding uncharacterized protein LOC129765687: MTLAQVRQEYWPLNGMSLASYTYRNCIRCFRSNPVPVPQPPGQLPRSRTLPARPFATTGVDFCGLIYLKPVHRKAAAQKAYIAVFVCFCTKAVHLELVGDLLTAKFIAALRRFVGKRGVPAEIQSDNGLNFKGASNELRALYDLLNDSSSATTISNEAAQNGIVWKFIPPKAPNFGGLWEAAVKSAKSSLVKLIGQRRLSFEDLTTVLGQVEAVMNSRPLTPLSEDPDELDVLTPGHFLTGSSLLAIPDLDYTGVPTNRLEHYQQLQQLIQQH, translated from the coding sequence ATGACGCTCGCACAAGTCCGCCAGGAATATTGGCCCCTGAATGGCATGTCTCTAGCAAGCTATACTTACCGGAATTGCATTCGCTGTTTCCGAAGCAACCCTGTCCCTGTCCCTCAACCTCCCGGACAGCTTCCTCGTTCTCGAACACTTCCCGCTCGACCTTTTGCCACTACTGGCGTAGATTTCTGTGGACTAATCTACCTCAAACCCGTTCACCGCAAAGCTGCAGCGCAGAAGGCCTACATCGCTGTTTTCGTCTGCTTCTGTACCAAAGCAGTTCACTTGGAGTTAGTGGGCGATTTGTTGACAGCTAAATTCATCGCCGCTCTTCGTCGTTTCGTTGGAAAACGAGGCGTTCCTGCCGAAATCCAATCGGACAACGGGCTCAATTTCAAAGGAGCTAGCAACGAACTCCGAGCGTTATACGATCTGCTCAATGATTCCTCAAGCGCAACCACCATTAGCAACGAAGCAGCTCAGAATGGAATCGTGTGGAAATTCATTCCACCGAAAGCTCCAAACTTCGGTGGTCTTTGGGAAGCCGCCGTCAAATCCGCTAAGTCATCTCTGGTGAAACTTATCGGACAACGTCGGCTGTCGTTCGAGGATTTGACCACCGTTCTTGGTCAGGTTGAAGCGGTAATGAATTCTCGCCCTTTGACACCCCTTTCCGAGGACCCCGACGAATTGGATGTCCTGACCCCGGGTCATTTTCTCACCGGATCTTCGCTGTTGGCGATTCCAGATCTGGACTATACAGGCGTTCCAACCAATAGGCTCGAACACTACCAACAACTTCAACAGCTCATCCAGCAGCACTAG